One genomic segment of Kiritimatiella glycovorans includes these proteins:
- a CDS encoding DUF362 domain-containing protein, with translation MGAVTLGALRARAAQKAEVWVIEGGDPDALMTRCLKVMDEQNGFAPGTGSLALKVNAAWARKPEVGANTHPALVSRFLAGCRERGVREVTVPEHPCNRAEQAFDRSGIRDAVRERNFRMIDLKTRTKSFRQVEVPGGQVLKDVEIAGEYLDADMVVNMPVVKNHSATTMSSALKNWMGVIRQRRIWHVKGLHECIADFAGVMSADWTIIDATRVMLAHGPQGPSQNMKRPGRLIVSRDQVAADAVASRFLVKHPGEIGYLRMAAERGLGVMDPERIDVHSLRAA, from the coding sequence ATGGGCGCCGTCACTCTGGGCGCGCTCCGGGCGCGCGCGGCGCAGAAAGCCGAGGTCTGGGTGATCGAAGGGGGCGATCCCGATGCGCTGATGACCCGCTGCCTGAAGGTGATGGACGAGCAGAACGGTTTTGCTCCGGGCACCGGATCACTGGCGCTGAAGGTGAACGCCGCCTGGGCCCGTAAACCCGAGGTCGGCGCCAACACGCATCCCGCGCTGGTCTCGCGTTTTCTCGCCGGCTGTCGCGAACGCGGTGTGCGCGAGGTGACCGTGCCCGAGCACCCCTGTAACCGCGCGGAACAGGCCTTCGACCGCAGCGGGATCCGCGACGCCGTCCGGGAGCGCAATTTCCGGATGATCGACCTCAAGACGCGGACGAAGAGTTTCAGGCAGGTCGAGGTCCCCGGGGGGCAGGTGCTCAAGGACGTGGAGATCGCCGGCGAATACCTGGATGCCGACATGGTGGTGAATATGCCGGTGGTGAAGAATCACAGCGCGACGACCATGTCTTCGGCGCTGAAAAACTGGATGGGTGTGATCCGCCAGCGCCGCATCTGGCACGTCAAGGGCCTGCACGAGTGCATCGCCGACTTCGCCGGCGTGATGAGCGCGGACTGGACCATCATTGATGCCACCCGGGTCATGCTCGCGCACGGCCCGCAGGGACCTTCTCAGAACATGAAACGGCCCGGCCGGTTGATCGTATCCCGCGATCAGGTGGCGGCGGACGCCGTGGCGTCCCGTTTTCTCGTGAAACACCCCGGCGAGATCGGGTATCTTCGGATGGCCGCGGAGCGCGGACTGGGCGTCATGGATCCGGAGCGGATCGACGTCCACTCGCTCCGGGCGGCATGA
- a CDS encoding thiol-disulfide oxidoreductase DCC family protein gives MLTILYDGQCPICRAAVRRLQRRDHDAALSYINIRDEVFDAADWGLRKRDVESVLHAVGPQGRVWRGFDAVREAGRATGARWVALSELPVLRSFCEMLYRLALLLRSRLTAEEGRE, from the coding sequence ATGCTGACGATCCTGTACGACGGTCAATGCCCGATCTGCCGCGCCGCGGTGCGGCGGCTGCAGCGCCGCGACCATGACGCGGCGCTCTCGTACATCAACATACGCGACGAAGTCTTCGACGCGGCGGACTGGGGGCTGCGGAAGCGCGATGTGGAGTCCGTGCTTCATGCGGTCGGGCCGCAGGGGCGAGTCTGGCGCGGATTCGACGCCGTGCGCGAGGCGGGCCGGGCTACGGGGGCCCGCTGGGTGGCCCTGAGTGAGCTTCCGGTCTTGAGGTCGTTTTGTGAAATGCTGTACCGTCTCGCTCTTCTGTTGCGGTCGCGGCTGACCGCGGAAGAGGGGCGGGAGTGA
- a CDS encoding histidinol-phosphatase: protein MTALYYDAHLHTRLCRHAEGEPDDYAAEAARRGVPGITVTDHAPVPGGFESAIRMTPEELPLYRAWIAHAQETWRGRVDVRAGLECDYRPGFERWQQRLNRSGDWDFILGSVHCNMRSYRRLYYRFDPEAYTRLYYDHLARAAETGLFDALSHPDVPKFMWPERWNPDRIRDTIGRALDRIAATDVALELNTSGTLKPYPEMNPSPFILRMMRERSIRVFLGSDAHEPARVGSGFPGALELLREAGYVKISFFVERNRIDRPIDEVARVLRK, encoded by the coding sequence ATGACGGCGCTCTATTACGACGCCCACCTGCACACCCGTCTCTGCCGGCATGCCGAAGGCGAACCCGACGACTACGCCGCGGAAGCCGCGCGGCGCGGGGTGCCCGGCATCACGGTCACCGATCATGCCCCGGTCCCGGGCGGATTCGAGTCGGCGATCAGGATGACACCGGAGGAGTTGCCGCTCTACCGGGCGTGGATCGCGCATGCGCAGGAGACATGGCGGGGCCGGGTGGACGTGCGCGCGGGGCTCGAGTGCGATTACCGCCCCGGCTTCGAGCGATGGCAGCAACGGCTGAACCGCTCGGGCGACTGGGACTTCATTCTCGGCTCCGTCCACTGCAACATGCGCAGTTACCGTCGGCTCTACTACCGCTTCGACCCCGAAGCCTACACGCGCCTGTACTACGATCACCTCGCCCGGGCCGCGGAGACGGGGCTGTTCGATGCGCTTTCGCACCCCGATGTGCCCAAGTTCATGTGGCCGGAGCGCTGGAATCCGGACCGTATCCGCGACACGATCGGACGCGCCCTCGACCGTATCGCGGCAACGGACGTGGCGCTGGAGCTGAACACCTCCGGGACGCTTAAACCGTACCCTGAAATGAACCCCTCGCCGTTCATCCTTCGGATGATGCGCGAGCGGAGCATCCGCGTCTTCCTCGGTTCCGATGCGCATGAACCGGCGCGGGTGGGCTCCGGGTTTCCCGGTGCCCTGGAACTCCTGCGTGAAGCGGGGTATGTAAAGATCAGTTTCTTCGTGGAACGGAACCGGATCGATCGCCCGATCGACGAGGTGGCGCGTGTACTTCGCAAATAG
- a CDS encoding aminotransferase class IV, with protein MSPGPETLSAEAWDRRVRDFCGAAAGDRYAFYSSVAGGITTDPVRMAVPADDHLVHRGDGVFESFKCVDGAIYNLDAHLDRLERSAGRIGLAMPFDREALTRIIIATLRAGGRRDALVRLLVSRGTGTMSADPHRCRRPELYVLAYRLGPSSAGDPARGVRVGISAVPVKHPFFATVKTCNYLPNVLMKKEAGDRGLHFVVGMDARGMLTEGPTENLAAVTADGELRVPPPDRILEGTTARRMLELAGRLVEAGELNTAGYAEISRRDAETARELLIVGTTPDILPVVEFEGRAIGGGVPGPLSVRLRELLERDIRENAGRRTPVWEQGIVS; from the coding sequence GTGAGTCCCGGACCCGAGACCCTGTCCGCGGAGGCTTGGGACCGCCGGGTGCGGGACTTTTGCGGCGCGGCCGCCGGAGATCGATACGCGTTCTACTCCAGCGTGGCCGGCGGCATTACCACCGATCCCGTCCGCATGGCCGTACCCGCCGACGATCACCTCGTCCATCGCGGCGACGGGGTGTTCGAATCGTTCAAGTGCGTCGACGGCGCGATCTACAACCTTGACGCCCATCTCGACCGCCTCGAGCGCTCCGCAGGGAGGATCGGGCTGGCGATGCCGTTCGACCGCGAAGCCTTGACCCGGATCATTATCGCCACGCTGCGCGCGGGGGGGCGGCGGGACGCGCTGGTCCGTCTGCTCGTGTCGCGTGGCACCGGCACGATGAGCGCCGATCCGCACCGCTGCCGCCGCCCGGAACTGTACGTGCTCGCGTACCGGCTCGGCCCGTCCTCGGCCGGCGATCCCGCCCGGGGCGTCCGCGTGGGCATCAGCGCGGTGCCGGTGAAACACCCGTTCTTCGCCACCGTCAAGACCTGCAATTACCTGCCGAATGTCCTCATGAAAAAAGAGGCCGGAGATCGCGGGCTGCATTTCGTGGTCGGGATGGATGCGCGCGGCATGCTGACGGAGGGGCCCACGGAGAACCTCGCCGCCGTCACCGCCGACGGGGAACTTCGGGTGCCGCCCCCGGACCGGATTCTCGAGGGCACGACGGCGCGCAGGATGCTCGAGCTGGCCGGACGTCTGGTGGAGGCCGGCGAGCTGAATACAGCCGGCTATGCGGAGATTTCGCGCCGGGATGCCGAAACCGCGCGGGAACTGTTGATTGTGGGTACCACCCCCGATATTCTGCCGGTGGTGGAGTTCGAGGGCAGGGCGATCGGGGGCGGGGTGCCCGGTCCGTTGAGCGTCCGGCTTCGCGAGCTTCTGGAACGCGATATCCGCGAAAACGCCGGGCGGCGGACCCCGGTATGGGAGCAGGGAATTGTATCCTGA
- a CDS encoding 4Fe-4S binding protein, whose protein sequence is MIRWAVRLVLLVVALLLVLGGPLPDVMAKAVPALSPLAVLSASIAHRGWYANLLWTAPALLVLVSALWKGRWFCRWICPLGTVISVPSQVSFRRRLLRKRINGTFFWFIVGASAAGLPLLLFLDPLSTFTRLGVLAGRNTDPWGWIAGALIPAVMLLALIQPQVWCTHLCPLGYFLETVRVRGARRRFQQGRRDVLRGLLLGVPAAFLVRRFAKATGNERPVMPPGAKGTDNFAATCERCYACVEICPTRVIRIRQRTAGIAEWYLPEMDFNTSYCEEFCNKCTQVCPTGALRPLTEEQKRMRKIGTARVIREQCLGWAEQKHCMLCDEFCPYNAVLVRKGKNDVPKPVVDPDVCRGCGACQNVCPVEGKAIVIDPTGLQGIAKEYTEVTGKQRRRRDRNGGRRN, encoded by the coding sequence ATGATCCGTTGGGCGGTTCGACTCGTGCTGCTGGTCGTGGCCCTGTTGCTGGTGCTGGGCGGCCCGCTTCCCGACGTGATGGCGAAGGCGGTCCCTGCGCTCAGCCCGCTCGCCGTGCTCTCGGCGTCGATCGCCCACCGCGGCTGGTACGCGAACCTGCTCTGGACGGCGCCTGCGCTGCTGGTGCTGGTGTCGGCGCTGTGGAAAGGACGCTGGTTCTGCCGCTGGATATGCCCGCTGGGCACGGTGATCTCGGTCCCTTCGCAGGTAAGCTTCCGCCGGCGTCTGCTGAGAAAAAGGATCAACGGCACGTTCTTCTGGTTCATCGTGGGCGCTTCCGCGGCCGGTTTGCCGCTGCTGCTCTTCCTCGATCCGCTCTCGACGTTTACCCGACTGGGAGTGCTTGCAGGGCGTAACACGGACCCGTGGGGATGGATCGCCGGCGCGCTGATTCCGGCGGTGATGCTGCTCGCACTGATCCAGCCGCAGGTGTGGTGCACGCACCTGTGTCCCCTCGGTTATTTCCTGGAGACCGTTCGTGTGCGGGGCGCGCGCCGCCGCTTTCAGCAGGGACGCCGCGACGTGCTGCGCGGGCTCCTGCTGGGCGTTCCCGCGGCATTCCTCGTGCGCCGTTTCGCGAAGGCGACCGGAAACGAGCGGCCCGTGATGCCCCCCGGCGCGAAGGGAACGGATAATTTCGCCGCCACCTGTGAGCGCTGTTATGCCTGCGTGGAAATCTGTCCGACCCGCGTGATCCGCATCCGGCAGCGGACGGCGGGCATCGCGGAGTGGTACCTGCCCGAGATGGACTTCAATACGAGCTACTGCGAGGAGTTCTGCAACAAGTGCACGCAGGTCTGTCCCACCGGCGCGCTGCGCCCGCTGACGGAAGAACAGAAACGGATGCGCAAGATCGGAACCGCCCGCGTGATCCGGGAACAGTGCCTGGGCTGGGCGGAACAGAAGCACTGCATGCTGTGCGACGAGTTCTGTCCGTACAACGCCGTGCTCGTCCGCAAAGGGAAGAACGACGTGCCGAAGCCGGTGGTCGACCCCGACGTGTGCCGCGGCTGCGGGGCCTGCCAGAACGTATGTCCCGTGGAAGGCAAAGCCATCGTGATCGACCCGACCGGACTGCAGGGCATCGCGAAAGAATACACCGAGGTTACCGGAAAACAGCGCCGGCGGCGCGACCGCAACGGCGGCCGGCGCAACTGA
- a CDS encoding DUF6941 family protein has product MYPDLQSSLLCDEVRQERNGKFMLLGIFDTVRARSLPLRFSRLCIVTRWCSGEGSFQQRSRILCPDQEAVLAEGRNIPLRLQSPESTATNVEVFADLEFGEFGTYWVEVLLDEAMMIRFPIRILKSPAKAPHS; this is encoded by the coding sequence TTGTATCCTGACCTTCAATCCAGCCTGTTGTGCGACGAGGTTCGCCAGGAGCGGAACGGGAAGTTCATGCTGCTGGGGATCTTCGACACCGTCCGCGCGCGGTCGCTCCCGCTCCGCTTTTCGAGACTCTGCATCGTGACCCGCTGGTGCAGCGGCGAGGGGAGCTTTCAGCAGCGCTCGCGCATCCTGTGTCCGGACCAGGAGGCGGTGCTGGCCGAAGGACGGAACATACCGCTGCGGCTGCAATCGCCCGAATCGACCGCGACCAACGTCGAGGTGTTCGCCGACCTGGAGTTCGGCGAATTCGGCACCTACTGGGTGGAGGTGCTGCTCGATGAGGCGATGATGATCCGTTTTCCCATCCGCATCCTGAAGAGCCCGGCAAAGGCGCCGCATTCATGA
- a CDS encoding MFS transporter: MNDAERKAVYRTIIIAQCMGMLGLVLFQNGFMLNYFSKLSLSSADIALVLALPPFVNMLVMLPSAYMSDLHGKKRLGVIGGILMQFGFLSLLVPGLRDAVHAKGLVFSGVVVFSLGNALGGSSWFALLSPLVPEHIRGRFFGRLRVTFQTVTILFTMLVTWLLDRHDDLWMFCGIILVAWVAVLSRLFFYIRIPEVEPAGRRERHFLDALRKVIAVPGFLPFTCYAFLVALFTAGGPLIFALLEKDVLAFKPATITLMGTLLMIGITAGCFLGGRMVDRLGTRTVFVLCHFAYALFFLLFAARGFFALPLTLYIGALTLGYGVVGGSAGIATSSELLALIPSENKSLACSFNMTLISAGCALPGILVSRLLDWEVLSESWMLAGQSLSPYDTMLIASGVMMTLLLVTLGLIPSVIHKVGLYPAASSWNRV, from the coding sequence GTGAACGACGCGGAACGTAAAGCGGTTTACCGGACGATTATCATTGCACAGTGCATGGGCATGCTCGGTCTGGTGCTTTTCCAGAACGGCTTCATGCTGAATTACTTCTCCAAACTAAGCCTTTCGAGTGCAGACATCGCGCTCGTCCTCGCTCTCCCGCCTTTCGTGAATATGCTCGTGATGCTGCCGTCCGCGTACATGTCGGATCTGCACGGTAAAAAGCGCCTCGGCGTCATCGGCGGCATTCTCATGCAGTTCGGATTTCTCTCGCTGCTTGTGCCGGGACTACGGGATGCAGTCCATGCCAAAGGACTCGTTTTCTCCGGGGTGGTCGTGTTCAGCCTGGGTAATGCACTGGGCGGATCGAGCTGGTTTGCGCTGCTCAGTCCGCTGGTCCCCGAACACATACGCGGCCGTTTCTTCGGACGCCTGCGCGTGACGTTTCAGACGGTCACCATCCTGTTCACGATGCTCGTGACCTGGCTGCTGGACCGCCACGACGACCTCTGGATGTTCTGCGGCATCATCCTCGTCGCCTGGGTCGCGGTTCTGAGCCGACTGTTCTTCTATATCCGCATCCCCGAAGTCGAGCCTGCGGGCCGCAGGGAGCGCCATTTTCTCGATGCGCTGCGCAAGGTCATAGCCGTTCCCGGGTTCCTGCCCTTCACCTGTTATGCCTTTCTGGTCGCGCTGTTTACCGCGGGCGGCCCTCTGATTTTCGCGCTTCTCGAAAAAGACGTGCTGGCGTTTAAACCGGCCACGATCACGCTGATGGGTACGCTGCTCATGATCGGCATAACCGCCGGCTGCTTTCTCGGCGGAAGGATGGTGGATCGCCTGGGCACGCGCACGGTTTTTGTGCTCTGTCATTTCGCGTATGCGCTTTTTTTCCTCCTGTTCGCTGCACGAGGATTTTTCGCACTGCCGCTCACGTTGTATATCGGGGCGCTAACCCTCGGTTATGGCGTGGTCGGAGGAAGTGCGGGGATCGCGACCTCCTCGGAACTGCTTGCGCTGATCCCCTCCGAAAACAAATCGCTGGCGTGTTCGTTCAATATGACCCTGATCAGCGCCGGTTGTGCCCTGCCGGGCATACTGGTCTCACGGCTTTTGGACTGGGAGGTGCTGAGCGAAAGCTGGATGCTGGCGGGGCAAAGCCTGAGTCCGTACGACACAATGCTCATCGCCAGCGGAGTGATGATGACCCTGCTGCTGGTCACGCTCGGACTCATCCCCTCCGTCATCCACAAAGTGGGTCTCTACCCGGCCGCATCCTCATGGAATCGGGTATAG